In Candidatus Vicinibacter proximus, the following are encoded in one genomic region:
- a CDS encoding OmpA family protein — translation MTSLIIILSVILLAVVLVQLAKINEISDQLKGEEAVKVSEANTHAKWLLAFCVLLFGAFIWGSLHYANVMLGYGPHTAASQHGSKIDSMFNVTAFFTIIVFIICHIALFWFAYKFRYSPGRKTLFLPHDNRLEMIWTAIPAFVMVILVVKGLVAWNDIMADISEGEDYIEIEATAWQFAWNLRYPGQDGKLGVKDFRLIKAGKNDLGQDWHDERNLDDFNSDELVLPKGKKVRVRIIGRDVLHNFYLPHFRVKMDAVPGIPTYFIFTPIKTTEEYRQELRKYPEYNVPSDPTDPNSPPKWKTFNYELACAELCGKGHYSMRRLVKVVSPEEFEKWNSAQKSFYLSSVRNTDEDPFKGKPIGIELQMKAKEFETALTKALDTSNTNQADRLLRLDNIYFATGSAELTGDSEPALKVMEDAFNKYPKLKVEISGHTDNVGDAGTNLELSKKRAESVRNYLVGKQIESSRITVTGFGMNKPVESNDTEEGRYKNRRIEFKILSF, via the coding sequence ATGACGAGTTTAATCATAATTTTATCTGTTATACTCCTTGCGGTGGTTTTGGTGCAATTGGCCAAAATAAATGAAATTAGTGACCAGTTAAAAGGGGAGGAGGCTGTAAAAGTCAGTGAAGCAAATACACATGCAAAATGGCTTTTGGCCTTTTGTGTGCTTCTCTTTGGTGCTTTCATCTGGGGCTCTTTGCATTATGCAAATGTAATGCTTGGTTATGGGCCGCATACTGCTGCATCTCAGCATGGGTCAAAGATTGACTCAATGTTTAACGTTACTGCTTTTTTTACAATCATAGTTTTTATTATTTGCCATATAGCATTGTTTTGGTTTGCCTATAAATTCAGATATTCTCCTGGAAGGAAAACTTTATTCTTACCTCATGACAACCGTCTTGAAATGATTTGGACGGCAATACCTGCTTTTGTAATGGTTATTTTGGTAGTCAAAGGATTGGTCGCCTGGAATGATATCATGGCCGATATTTCTGAGGGAGAAGACTATATTGAAATAGAAGCTACAGCATGGCAATTTGCATGGAACCTTCGCTACCCTGGGCAAGATGGAAAATTGGGAGTAAAGGACTTTAGATTAATTAAAGCAGGTAAGAATGATTTAGGTCAGGATTGGCATGATGAAAGGAATTTAGATGATTTCAATTCTGACGAACTGGTTTTACCTAAAGGTAAAAAGGTTAGAGTTAGAATAATTGGTCGAGATGTTTTACATAATTTCTATTTGCCTCACTTTAGAGTAAAAATGGATGCTGTACCCGGGATACCAACCTATTTTATTTTTACGCCAATAAAAACCACAGAAGAATACCGTCAGGAACTTAGAAAATATCCGGAGTATAATGTTCCGTCTGACCCAACGGATCCTAACAGCCCACCAAAATGGAAAACGTTTAATTATGAACTTGCTTGTGCAGAATTATGCGGTAAAGGTCATTACAGCATGAGAAGATTGGTTAAGGTTGTATCTCCTGAGGAATTTGAAAAATGGAATTCTGCGCAGAAATCTTTCTATTTAAGCAGTGTACGAAATACGGATGAAGATCCTTTCAAAGGCAAACCTATAGGAATTGAGCTTCAGATGAAAGCCAAAGAATTTGAGACTGCCTTAACTAAAGCTTTGGATACTTCTAATACTAATCAAGCAGACAGATTATTGCGGTTGGACAATATTTATTTTGCAACTGGTTCTGCGGAATTGACTGGTGATTCTGAACCTGCTCTTAAAGTTATGGAAGATGCTTTTAATAAATATCCAAAACTAAAAGTTGAAATTAGTGGGCATACAGATAATGTCGGTGATGCAGGTACTAATCTTGAATTATCTAAAAAAAGAGCAGAGTCTGTTAGAAATTATTTAGTTGGAAAGCAAATTGAATCTTCAAGAATAACTGTAACCGGTTTCGGAATGAATAAACCAGTTGAAAGTAACGATACCGAAGAAGGAAGATATAAGAATAGGAGAATTGAATTTAAAATTTTATCATTTTAA
- a CDS encoding cbb3-type cytochrome c oxidase subunit I → MSGSHHNGKETDVLIETQGYDDHFHEHHEGDKYQFSFISKYIFSMDHKIIARQFLITGMFWAVVGAAMSIIFRLQLGFPDASLAWLKPILGQWITINEAGVGTLESEFYYALVTMHGTIIVFFVLTAGLSGTFSNLLIPLQIGARDMASPFLNMLSYWFFFLSGAVLLYSLFLSTGPFSGGWTAYPPLSALPQASIGSGAGMTLWLVSLALFVVSVLLGGMNYITTVLNLRTKGMSLWRMPLTIWAFLVTAILGLLSFPVLFSGFLLLIFDRSLGTSFYISDIFINGAALDRIGGSPILYQHIFWFLGHPEVYIIILPAMGIVSEVMSVHARKPIFGYRAMVYSILAIAFLSFIVWAHHMFMSGVNPFISNFFVVFTLIIAVPSAVKVFNWISTLYGGNIRLNTPMLFCIGFVSMFISGGLTGIFLGNSAIDIQQHDTYFVVAHFHIVMGVAAFYGMFAGVYNWFPKMFGRFMNETLGKVHFWITTVGAYAVFGPMHFIGMAGVPRRYYRFDSFEAFSGFDDMNKFITIAAIITFFAQIMFVVNFFWSMYKGKKVESQNPWGSNSLEWTTPIEAGHGNWPGKIPTVQRWAYDYGKDGIEFTQQHIPLREGEEQSSH, encoded by the coding sequence ATGTCAGGTAGTCACCATAATGGTAAAGAAACCGATGTTTTAATTGAAACACAAGGTTACGACGACCATTTCCATGAACATCACGAAGGAGATAAATACCAATTCAGTTTTATCTCTAAGTATATATTTAGCATGGATCACAAAATCATCGCTAGACAATTCTTGATAACTGGAATGTTTTGGGCGGTCGTTGGCGCTGCCATGTCCATAATTTTTCGTCTACAGTTGGGGTTTCCTGACGCAAGCCTTGCATGGTTAAAACCTATTCTGGGACAATGGATAACCATAAATGAAGCTGGAGTTGGTACATTGGAATCAGAGTTCTATTATGCCTTGGTTACGATGCATGGTACTATCATTGTATTTTTTGTATTAACGGCGGGTTTAAGTGGTACTTTCAGTAACTTATTAATTCCATTGCAAATCGGCGCCCGAGATATGGCATCTCCTTTTCTTAATATGTTGTCATACTGGTTTTTCTTTCTTTCCGGAGCTGTTTTATTGTATTCATTGTTTCTTAGTACCGGGCCATTTTCAGGTGGATGGACAGCATACCCTCCATTAAGTGCATTGCCTCAAGCTTCTATTGGTTCAGGGGCTGGTATGACACTTTGGTTAGTTTCCTTGGCCTTGTTTGTAGTTTCTGTACTTCTTGGGGGAATGAATTACATCACAACAGTTTTGAACTTACGAACTAAAGGGATGAGCTTATGGAGAATGCCATTAACTATTTGGGCATTTTTAGTTACAGCCATTCTTGGACTTCTCTCATTTCCTGTACTTTTCTCTGGATTCTTGCTCTTGATTTTTGATCGAAGCTTAGGAACTAGTTTTTACATTTCTGATATTTTTATTAATGGCGCAGCCTTGGACAGAATAGGTGGTAGTCCCATTTTATACCAACATATTTTTTGGTTTTTAGGCCATCCGGAAGTTTATATTATTATTCTTCCTGCTATGGGAATTGTTTCAGAAGTTATGTCCGTACATGCACGGAAACCCATTTTTGGGTATCGGGCAATGGTATATTCTATACTGGCAATCGCATTCCTTTCATTTATTGTTTGGGCACATCATATGTTTATGTCTGGTGTTAACCCTTTCATTTCTAATTTCTTTGTTGTTTTTACATTGATCATAGCAGTTCCATCAGCCGTAAAAGTTTTTAACTGGATAAGTACTTTATATGGTGGAAATATTCGGTTAAATACACCTATGTTATTTTGTATTGGATTTGTTTCCATGTTTATCTCCGGCGGTTTAACTGGAATATTTCTAGGAAACTCTGCAATTGACATTCAGCAGCATGATACATACTTTGTAGTCGCGCATTTTCATATAGTCATGGGTGTTGCCGCATTTTATGGAATGTTCGCAGGTGTTTACAATTGGTTTCCAAAAATGTTTGGAAGGTTTATGAATGAGACATTAGGAAAAGTTCATTTTTGGATAACTACAGTAGGAGCGTATGCGGTCTTTGGCCCAATGCACTTTATAGGAATGGCTGGGGTACCTAGAAGATATTACAGGTTTGATAGTTTTGAAGCATTCTCCGGTTTTGATGACATGAATAAATTTATCACCATAGCCGCTATAATTACTTTTTTTGCACAGATTATGTTTGTAGTTAATTTCTTTTGGAGTATGTATAAAGGGAAGAAAGTTGAATCTCAAAATCCATGGGGATCGAATTCACTTGAATGGACTACACCAATCGAAGCTGGCCATGGTAATTGGCCTGGTAAAATCCCAACTGTTCAAAGATGGGCATATGATTATGGTAAAGATGGTATTGAATTTACACAACAACATATTCCTCTTCGGGAAGGAGAAGAACAAAGTAGTCATTAA
- a CDS encoding aquaporin: MKKLLVEFIGSFFLMLSFSLCLIPTQNNLTPLAVGGMLMALVYSGGHVSGGHFNPAVSLAVFLRGKISSIELPGYILVQFAGAAFASLVASVFLLQKGGAGMDLTNVAGQAITVELLGTFLYCFVVLNVATSRATIGNSFYGIAIGFVYISCQLIFGKISGAALNPAISLGFGISNISGFGNIWIYWVGEILGAIGAAYLFLFINGKEQ, encoded by the coding sequence ATGAAAAAACTATTGGTAGAATTTATAGGTTCATTTTTTCTCATGTTGAGTTTTTCTTTATGTTTAATACCTACCCAAAACAATCTGACCCCATTAGCTGTAGGTGGTATGTTGATGGCATTGGTTTACTCTGGTGGACATGTTTCTGGTGGACATTTTAATCCTGCAGTCAGTTTGGCAGTTTTTCTACGAGGAAAAATCAGTTCTATTGAGTTACCTGGATACATTTTAGTCCAATTTGCAGGAGCTGCGTTTGCATCTTTAGTAGCTTCTGTGTTTTTGTTACAAAAGGGTGGGGCAGGTATGGATCTTACTAATGTCGCCGGGCAAGCTATTACAGTGGAATTATTAGGTACCTTTTTGTATTGTTTTGTAGTTTTAAATGTTGCCACTTCAAGGGCTACTATTGGCAATTCATTTTATGGAATTGCTATAGGTTTTGTTTATATCTCTTGTCAATTAATTTTCGGCAAAATTTCAGGAGCCGCATTAAACCCTGCAATTTCATTAGGTTTTGGCATCAGCAATATTTCGGGATTCGGAAATATTTGGATTTATTGGGTTGGCGAAATTCTTGGCGCAATTGGCGCTGCTTATTTATTTTTATTCATTAATGGCAAGGAACAGTGA
- a CDS encoding DUF3341 domain-containing protein, which yields MRQYNKEVVYGIYSDEEDLLRAVRNARSKHLEIMDVYTPFPVHGLDQAMGLSESRLHQAGFVYGALGTLTAFLGMSWIFTRDWPIIFGGKPYWPVPSFIPITFELTVLFAAWGMTITFYTICGLWPGVSNPQLDLRTTDDKFCLAFNCADVSELEAKSFFNETGADEVNSKMI from the coding sequence ATGAGGCAATATAATAAAGAAGTAGTCTACGGAATCTACAGCGATGAAGAAGATTTGCTAAGGGCTGTAAGAAATGCCAGAAGCAAACACTTAGAGATAATGGATGTTTATACACCATTTCCGGTGCATGGTTTAGATCAGGCAATGGGCTTAAGCGAATCAAGGCTTCATCAGGCTGGATTTGTTTATGGTGCATTAGGTACTTTAACTGCATTTTTGGGAATGAGTTGGATTTTTACCCGCGATTGGCCCATCATTTTTGGTGGTAAACCTTATTGGCCGGTACCATCCTTTATTCCCATTACTTTTGAGTTAACAGTATTGTTTGCAGCTTGGGGAATGACCATTACATTTTACACAATATGTGGTCTTTGGCCGGGTGTAAGTAATCCTCAATTGGATTTAAGAACAACTGATGATAAATTTTGCCTCGCCTTTAATTGCGCAGATGTTTCTGAATTAGAGGCCAAGTCATTTTTTAATGAGACAGGTGCGGATGAAGTAAACAGCAAAATGATTTAA
- a CDS encoding cytochrome C oxidase subunit IV family protein — MGHLSYEEGKKVVFKGLILLGVITLIEVFIALIGKGYVIHGFHLPVWLMYLLMIGFSLYKAYFIVYEFMHMRYEVPGLVRSVLLPTMLLIWAMIAFFSEGTTWLNWRAKTNDRPISSLQSNIGHTQGKEAKEDEHNANHQQIQAKAGVDTINSDTTSHSLPESH; from the coding sequence ATGGGACATTTAAGTTACGAGGAAGGAAAAAAAGTTGTTTTTAAAGGTTTAATACTGTTAGGTGTAATTACGCTTATTGAGGTATTCATTGCCTTAATCGGAAAGGGTTATGTTATACATGGATTTCATCTACCCGTGTGGTTAATGTATTTATTAATGATTGGATTTAGTCTGTATAAAGCTTATTTCATAGTCTACGAATTTATGCACATGAGATATGAAGTACCTGGATTAGTCCGAAGTGTTTTATTACCAACAATGCTATTAATTTGGGCAATGATTGCTTTCTTTTCAGAAGGAACCACTTGGTTAAATTGGCGTGCAAAAACAAATGACAGGCCTATCTCAAGCCTACAATCGAATATTGGACATACACAAGGTAAAGAAGCTAAAGAGGATGAACACAATGCAAATCATCAACAAATACAAGCCAAAGCTGGTGTAGATACAATAAATTCTGACACTACTTCACATTCTTTGCCAGAAAGCCATTAG
- a CDS encoding cytochrome c oxidase subunit 3: MATDHSIDAHTASSGSTWSGANEPFKASYGKLMMWYFLLSDAFTFSAFLIAYGTLRFSMPTWPVPDFVFSSLPGGIHHMPLVFVTIMTFVLIVSSVTMVRAVQEGHRENRKGVVFWMFLTILGGLTFLGCQAWEWTTLIKGENMSVKQNPFGTHTENGTYLEGDGHDIKEGDSFKKGQSYLIHSHDGHFKPLKFKTESGEIKEQTLGPKAFGALFFCITGFHGFHVFSGVVFLLIIMLNVASGLYAKRNNGYEMVEKIGLYWHFVDLVWVFVFLVFYLL; the protein is encoded by the coding sequence ATGGCTACAGATCATTCAATAGACGCGCACACTGCTTCATCCGGTTCAACCTGGTCAGGAGCTAATGAACCTTTTAAAGCCAGCTATGGAAAATTAATGATGTGGTACTTTTTGCTGTCAGATGCCTTTACTTTTTCTGCATTTCTGATTGCTTATGGTACATTACGATTTAGTATGCCCACGTGGCCTGTACCGGATTTTGTATTTTCATCCCTTCCAGGTGGAATACATCACATGCCGCTGGTATTTGTAACCATCATGACTTTTGTTTTGATTGTTAGTTCAGTTACGATGGTAAGGGCGGTACAAGAGGGACATAGAGAAAATAGAAAAGGAGTAGTTTTCTGGATGTTCCTAACCATTTTAGGGGGTCTTACTTTTCTGGGTTGTCAGGCTTGGGAATGGACTACTTTAATCAAAGGTGAAAATATGTCCGTAAAGCAAAATCCATTTGGCACACACACCGAAAATGGTACTTACCTGGAGGGCGATGGACACGACATCAAAGAAGGTGATAGTTTTAAAAAAGGACAATCCTATTTGATCCATTCACATGATGGTCATTTTAAGCCACTAAAGTTTAAAACTGAGTCTGGTGAGATAAAAGAGCAAACTCTTGGACCTAAAGCTTTTGGAGCATTGTTTTTTTGTATTACTGGATTTCATGGATTTCACGTTTTCAGTGGAGTTGTATTCTTATTGATTATTATGCTTAATGTAGCAAGTGGACTTTACGCAAAAAGAAATAATGGGTACGAAATGGTTGAAAAAATAGGACTTTACTGGCATTTTGTAGACCTTGTTTGGGTATTTGTATTTTTAGTATTTTATTTACTCTAA
- the ribD gene encoding bifunctional diaminohydroxyphosphoribosylaminopyrimidine deaminase/5-amino-6-(5-phosphoribosylamino)uracil reductase RibD, translating to MHESQEVYIDYCLDISLRAHFMVSPNPRVGALIVHNGMVISEGWHREFGGSHAEAVAIHNLPSKYKPLLKESTLYVSLEPCNHHGKTKPCTDLIIHSGIPHVVIAALDPNPIMSGKSIQILANAGIKVEGPIAQQKWEAVNRSFCQNIVRKRPYIILKWAQSLDGFVADLAGGTKISNKYTDILVHKWRYESDAILIGRRTLEIDNPSLNNRLWIGRNPKKIVIGQMKNYNLSNNKISSNPPSPIILDSTIPIEKSMTELFLKENIGTLLVEGGSLVHKSLIDANLWDEARIITNSILELKEGLAAPVVKGYCNSKFTLKNDSICILTNNNAV from the coding sequence ATGCATGAATCTCAGGAAGTATACATTGATTATTGTTTAGATATATCACTTAGGGCGCATTTTATGGTGTCTCCTAATCCTAGAGTCGGCGCATTGATCGTTCATAATGGAATGGTAATAAGTGAAGGCTGGCACAGAGAGTTTGGAGGGTCCCATGCTGAGGCAGTTGCCATACATAATTTACCATCTAAATACAAACCCCTCTTAAAGGAATCAACGTTATATGTCAGCCTGGAACCCTGTAATCACCATGGTAAAACTAAACCATGCACGGATCTCATCATTCATTCTGGCATACCACACGTGGTAATTGCAGCGTTGGACCCAAATCCAATAATGTCTGGAAAAAGTATCCAAATTTTGGCAAATGCCGGTATTAAAGTTGAAGGCCCCATAGCCCAACAAAAATGGGAAGCTGTCAACCGATCTTTTTGTCAAAATATTGTAAGAAAACGGCCATACATAATTTTAAAATGGGCGCAAAGTCTAGATGGTTTTGTTGCGGATTTGGCAGGAGGAACTAAGATCTCTAATAAATATACCGATATATTAGTTCATAAATGGAGGTATGAATCGGATGCTATCTTAATTGGGAGACGCACTTTGGAGATAGATAACCCAAGTCTAAACAATCGTTTATGGATCGGAAGAAATCCTAAAAAAATAGTTATTGGTCAAATGAAAAACTACAACTTATCCAATAATAAAATTTCTTCTAATCCCCCATCTCCCATTATTCTTGACTCAACCATCCCTATTGAAAAGTCTATGACGGAATTATTTCTTAAAGAAAACATCGGAACTTTACTTGTCGAGGGAGGTAGCCTAGTTCATAAAAGCCTAATAGATGCAAATCTTTGGGATGAAGCTAGGATAATTACAAATTCAATTCTTGAACTTAAAGAAGGCTTAGCTGCTCCAGTCGTAAAGGGGTATTGTAATTCAAAATTTACATTAAAAAATGATTCCATATGTATTTTAACCAATAATAATGCTGTTTAA
- a CDS encoding cytochrome oxidase subunit III, translating to MPIIQMIEKELPPNRAQALRFGLWIAMASICMLFGAFTSAYLVRKPVGNWYEFKLPVLFFYSTIAIVFSSIFLEMAYRSYKKNVVTGFQRNLSIGFLLGISFIVLQVLAWKAMVGQGLFIDLNVSVSFLYVISGIHALHVIGGLAAFLISVLIHFTRPFAPDSMKILKLDLLRQYWHFVGILWIYLLVFLILQ from the coding sequence ATGCCAATAATACAAATGATCGAGAAAGAATTGCCACCAAACAGAGCTCAGGCGCTCAGATTCGGTTTGTGGATTGCTATGGCATCTATATGTATGTTGTTTGGGGCTTTTACAAGTGCTTATTTGGTAAGAAAACCTGTTGGGAACTGGTACGAATTTAAACTTCCTGTACTTTTCTTTTACAGTACCATTGCAATAGTTTTTTCCTCTATATTTCTTGAAATGGCCTACAGGTCATACAAAAAAAATGTAGTAACAGGTTTCCAGAGAAATTTATCCATTGGATTTCTCCTTGGTATAAGTTTTATTGTATTGCAGGTTTTAGCTTGGAAAGCAATGGTTGGGCAAGGGCTCTTTATTGATCTCAATGTGTCGGTTTCCTTTTTATATGTTATATCAGGAATTCATGCATTACATGTGATTGGAGGATTAGCTGCTTTTCTCATCAGTGTTTTAATACATTTTACTCGTCCATTTGCACCGGACTCAATGAAGATTCTTAAGTTGGATTTATTAAGGCAATACTGGCATTTTGTCGGTATACTTTGGATATATTTATTGGTATTTTTAATCTTACAATAA
- a CDS encoding DUF255 domain-containing protein — protein MNCLGIKILGSGLMTIFFFLGMATLLYGQSSQINWITWEQMEIQMKSQKKKVVVDVYTNWCTWCKRMESTTFRDPNVVKAINKNYYAVKFNAEQREDINFKDRVFKYVSKGSRGYHELAAEITQGQLSYPTIVFMDENLNTIQPLAGYLDAPTFEMISNYFGGNYNKNTPFRTFQENYKMIKDH, from the coding sequence ATGAATTGTCTTGGAATCAAAATATTAGGATCTGGATTAATGACGATATTCTTTTTCCTGGGAATGGCCACCCTCTTATATGGCCAATCCAGTCAAATTAACTGGATTACCTGGGAACAAATGGAAATCCAAATGAAAAGTCAGAAGAAAAAAGTTGTTGTGGATGTCTATACCAATTGGTGCACCTGGTGTAAACGAATGGAGTCTACTACTTTTAGGGACCCCAATGTTGTTAAAGCAATAAACAAGAATTATTACGCTGTAAAGTTTAATGCGGAACAACGGGAAGACATAAATTTTAAGGATAGAGTTTTTAAATATGTTTCAAAAGGAAGTCGTGGTTATCATGAATTGGCAGCTGAGATAACTCAGGGCCAATTATCCTATCCAACAATTGTTTTTATGGATGAGAATTTAAACACTATACAGCCTTTAGCTGGTTACCTGGATGCCCCAACCTTCGAAATGATCAGTAATTACTTTGGAGGAAACTATAATAAAAATACCCCTTTCAGAACTTTTCAGGAAAATTATAAGATGATTAAAGATCATTAA
- a CDS encoding protoheme IX farnesyltransferase translates to MRSFQTYTLQLKHVFADLGLLVKFKLSLMVVFSSLAGYIIFAREQFDWLNFILLGLGGMFITFSANAINQVLERDFDKLMIRTMNRPLADGRMTISFAVLLAGLFATFGALFLFVINSLAATLGMLSLVLYAFVYTPLKRYSTLAVPVGAIPGALPALIAGVAAQNGLTNEALCLFGIQYLWQFPHFWSIAWLGHKDYTQAGFKLIKDNNGSPDPAFGLYSAFYALLSILFLLPALYNSTLSISYFLILVITIFIYSFFGFQLFKKNDRNSARQLMFVSIIYLPVVLIVFILNNYMS, encoded by the coding sequence TTGAGATCTTTTCAAACATATACCCTCCAATTGAAGCATGTATTTGCGGATCTTGGCTTACTGGTTAAATTTAAACTTAGCCTAATGGTTGTGTTTTCAAGTTTGGCTGGTTACATCATTTTTGCTCGGGAGCAATTCGATTGGTTAAATTTTATCTTATTGGGTTTGGGAGGAATGTTCATAACTTTTTCAGCCAATGCTATCAATCAGGTTTTAGAAAGAGATTTTGATAAATTGATGATTCGTACAATGAACCGACCGCTAGCAGATGGTAGAATGACTATTTCATTTGCGGTTTTATTAGCTGGTTTATTTGCCACATTTGGCGCTTTGTTCCTATTTGTTATTAATTCTCTGGCAGCTACGCTAGGTATGCTTTCATTGGTTTTGTACGCGTTTGTATATACACCTTTAAAACGTTATTCAACCTTAGCCGTTCCGGTAGGGGCTATTCCAGGTGCATTACCGGCATTGATCGCAGGTGTGGCCGCACAGAATGGGTTAACTAATGAGGCTTTATGTTTGTTTGGAATTCAATATTTATGGCAATTTCCGCATTTTTGGTCAATAGCCTGGTTAGGGCATAAAGACTACACTCAAGCTGGTTTTAAATTGATAAAAGATAATAATGGATCACCTGATCCTGCTTTTGGGCTATATTCTGCTTTCTATGCACTGCTTAGCATTTTATTCTTATTGCCTGCTTTATACAACAGTACTTTAAGCATTTCCTATTTTCTTATTCTGGTCATTACCATTTTTATTTATTCATTTTTTGGTTTTCAGCTCTTCAAAAAAAATGATCGCAATTCAGCACGACAATTGATGTTTGTTTCCATAATTTATTTACCAGTTGTATTAATTGTGTTTATTCTTAACAATTATATGAGTTAA
- a CDS encoding DUF420 domain-containing protein, producing MRRIHLETSFDFGFLPPLYSSLNVFSAILLIIAYWHIKNRRIVQHQKIMTSAMLTSFIFLLCYVLYHITTPETMYCKEGVIRYVYFFLLISHVILAAISFPFVLFTFVRGYTRQDEAHKKMARWIFPIWLYVCITGPLCYLMLYPCYK from the coding sequence ATGAGGAGAATTCATCTTGAAACTTCGTTCGATTTTGGTTTTCTTCCACCACTTTATTCATCTCTAAATGTTTTTAGTGCCATATTATTGATCATTGCTTATTGGCATATTAAAAATAGAAGGATTGTTCAGCATCAAAAAATAATGACATCAGCAATGTTGACTTCGTTTATTTTTCTTTTATGTTATGTTCTATACCACATTACTACACCTGAAACAATGTATTGCAAAGAGGGAGTAATTAGGTATGTTTATTTTTTTTTATTAATTAGCCATGTCATACTAGCTGCCATCAGTTTCCCATTTGTTTTATTTACCTTTGTAAGAGGGTATACAAGACAAGATGAGGCCCATAAAAAAATGGCTCGTTGGATTTTTCCCATTTGGTTGTATGTATGTATAACAGGCCCGCTTTGTTATCTTATGTTATATCCTTGTTACAAATGA
- a CDS encoding cytochrome c, with protein MKKLLYLSISIIVTLFVYSCSPAEGNKSGHEYMPDMAHSVAYEANVDNYYYYHTWDSKETYHNYSKPKEPVAGTIARGYSGYGNTDSSSMSEFKSTMKGTLTNNAISTPKNGHVNYYYKDTPEDRIRASKEITNNPFNITKSGLEKGKLNYDIYCGICHGAKGDGAGYLVRDDGGVYPAQPANFLKDEFIASNEGRYYHAIMYGLNVMGGYSDKLSYEERWDVIHYIRSLQAASKNLKYSESENSFTGSQAIADAKKVSAAVANTASTAPKK; from the coding sequence ATGAAGAAATTACTATACCTCAGTATATCTATAATAGTTACTCTGTTTGTTTATTCTTGTTCACCTGCCGAAGGAAACAAATCAGGGCATGAATACATGCCTGATATGGCGCATTCTGTTGCTTATGAAGCAAATGTTGATAACTATTATTATTATCACACTTGGGATTCAAAAGAAACTTACCACAATTACAGTAAGCCAAAAGAACCAGTTGCGGGAACTATAGCAAGAGGTTACAGTGGCTATGGCAATACTGATTCAAGTTCAATGTCTGAGTTCAAATCCACGATGAAGGGTACTTTGACCAATAATGCCATTAGTACGCCTAAAAACGGACATGTAAATTACTATTATAAGGATACTCCAGAGGACAGAATAAGGGCAAGTAAAGAAATTACAAATAATCCTTTTAATATTACGAAATCGGGATTAGAAAAGGGTAAATTAAATTATGATATTTATTGTGGTATCTGCCATGGTGCTAAAGGTGATGGTGCAGGTTACTTAGTTAGAGATGATGGCGGAGTATATCCGGCCCAACCCGCAAATTTTCTTAAAGATGAATTCATTGCTTCTAATGAGGGTAGGTATTATCATGCTATAATGTATGGTTTAAATGTTATGGGAGGATATTCTGATAAACTTTCTTACGAAGAGCGATGGGATGTTATCCATTATATCAGATCTCTCCAAGCTGCATCAAAGAATTTGAAATATTCGGAGTCAGAAAATTCGTTTACAGGATCTCAGGCAATTGCAGATGCCAAAAAGGTGTCTGCTGCTGTTGCTAATACAGCTTCAACTGCTCCTAAAAAATAA